A part of Myxococcus landrumus genomic DNA contains:
- a CDS encoding KR domain-containing protein yields the protein MEQQGQGRSLAERLAALSPERRALLELALKAKAPAPRAMRARPSLVVVFQEGTEDFLSLAPLPEVSASFSWVLAARGSRTEEQARLLEDAHRDLRGALFRAVDLTTCERVLGFGGDDGREWVALARRPGAFRVIGHVSSPQDAEVARGRVRAHALEERIQVVSGGLDADGLETGFDVAFGLEALRHPDERASLFAALGKKVREGGRLVLGDVFLRTALSLPHVEPLALPLLDELVTWLASNGFLVTDCVDAASEMGNFLHEPALDARLSQLGWGAEDVRAEAARSHDVLGGLLRGGAAAYLLLTAEKRGELTPERLDAMNREQLMKPRRYSDLPHAWLYAPRWRPVASAPSPAPENDTSPSAHCLVFADRGGLGAALARSMSSSGARCTFVHRGEVFRRNDDGSYDVPLRNPEDFLRLTEALALDGAVPSRVIYLWSLDGPKPEGLTVSQLQDETLDVCGGLLYLTQALLKAGASHPASPSLWLVTRGAQRADDTGGVPGLSGASLWGLGKAIAYEHPELDCRRVDVDPRRDLEESARELWMELRSHDGEDQVLLRDGARHVLRLARHRRWDWEGAGRLQFRADATYLVTGGLGGLGLQVARWMVRRGARNLVLLGRKRASDVSTEEVREMRAQGAAIISLAGVSVDSDLDFVMAGISKRMPPLRGIVHAMTEVDDGILLHQTRERLGRVFSAKVAGAWNLHRWLEGTPLDFFHMVSSSTSLMGASGQASHLSATSFLDGLAEYRRSLGLPGQSSSWGAWAQPGDEASQALDARMRKRGVGMVPAEQAFSVLEQVFGPVPASVGVMPIHWPTFLGGLPGDGPPPLFADFGGDSGPARAGAELRRELLRRVRGGSPEDGRGAVLEWFREQVAKVLELKASQLPEPEQTLHELGLDSLMGVELKKLLHAQLRVEFPLQELLGGKSIGELSGSLYEALR from the coding sequence CTGTCCCTCGCGCCCCTGCCGGAGGTCTCTGCGTCATTCTCCTGGGTGTTGGCCGCGCGAGGCTCGCGCACGGAGGAGCAGGCGCGGCTCCTCGAGGACGCGCACCGCGACTTGCGAGGGGCGCTGTTCAGGGCCGTGGACCTCACCACCTGTGAGCGGGTCCTCGGCTTCGGAGGGGATGATGGCCGGGAGTGGGTGGCGCTGGCCCGGCGGCCCGGAGCGTTCCGCGTCATCGGCCATGTGTCCTCGCCCCAGGACGCGGAGGTCGCGCGCGGGCGGGTGCGTGCCCATGCGCTGGAGGAACGCATCCAGGTCGTGTCGGGAGGACTGGACGCGGACGGGCTGGAGACGGGCTTCGACGTCGCCTTCGGGTTGGAGGCCCTGCGCCATCCAGATGAGCGCGCCTCCCTCTTCGCCGCGCTCGGAAAGAAGGTCCGCGAGGGCGGCCGGCTGGTCCTCGGGGATGTGTTCCTGAGGACAGCCCTGTCGCTGCCTCACGTCGAGCCGCTGGCGTTGCCGCTCCTGGACGAGCTGGTCACCTGGCTGGCCTCGAATGGCTTCCTCGTCACGGACTGCGTGGACGCGGCGAGCGAGATGGGGAACTTCCTCCATGAGCCCGCGCTGGACGCGCGGCTGTCGCAACTGGGCTGGGGCGCGGAGGATGTTCGCGCCGAGGCGGCCCGCTCCCACGACGTGCTGGGCGGACTGCTTCGAGGTGGCGCGGCGGCCTACCTGCTGCTGACCGCGGAGAAGCGAGGCGAGCTGACTCCAGAGCGGCTGGACGCGATGAATCGCGAGCAGTTGATGAAGCCTCGCCGCTACTCCGACCTGCCGCACGCGTGGCTGTACGCGCCCCGGTGGCGGCCCGTCGCGAGTGCTCCATCCCCCGCGCCGGAGAACGACACCTCGCCCTCCGCGCACTGCCTCGTGTTCGCCGACCGGGGCGGCCTGGGCGCGGCGCTCGCGCGGAGCATGTCGAGCTCGGGTGCGCGCTGCACCTTCGTCCACCGGGGCGAGGTGTTCCGGCGCAACGACGACGGCAGCTATGACGTGCCCCTCCGGAACCCGGAGGACTTCCTGAGGCTGACGGAGGCGCTGGCCCTCGACGGGGCCGTGCCTTCGCGTGTCATCTACCTGTGGAGCCTGGATGGGCCGAAGCCCGAGGGCCTCACGGTCTCCCAGCTCCAGGATGAGACGCTCGATGTGTGCGGCGGCCTGCTGTACCTCACGCAGGCGTTGCTCAAGGCGGGCGCGAGCCATCCCGCGTCGCCTTCACTCTGGCTCGTCACCCGGGGCGCCCAGCGCGCGGACGACACGGGCGGTGTCCCGGGCCTGTCGGGCGCTTCGCTCTGGGGCTTGGGGAAGGCGATTGCCTACGAGCACCCGGAGCTCGACTGCCGCCGCGTGGACGTGGATCCCCGGCGCGACCTGGAGGAGAGCGCCCGGGAGCTGTGGATGGAGCTTCGCTCGCACGACGGCGAGGACCAGGTGCTGCTGCGTGATGGGGCGCGCCATGTGCTGCGCCTGGCCCGTCATCGGCGGTGGGACTGGGAGGGCGCGGGACGGCTCCAGTTCCGCGCGGATGCCACCTACCTGGTGACAGGGGGCCTGGGCGGCCTGGGCCTCCAGGTCGCGCGGTGGATGGTGCGGCGCGGGGCGCGCAACCTGGTGCTCCTGGGGCGCAAGCGGGCCAGCGACGTGTCCACCGAGGAAGTGCGCGAGATGCGTGCACAGGGCGCGGCCATCATCTCGCTCGCGGGCGTGTCGGTGGACTCGGACCTCGACTTCGTGATGGCGGGCATCTCCAAGCGCATGCCTCCCTTGCGAGGCATCGTCCACGCGATGACCGAGGTGGACGACGGCATCCTCCTGCACCAGACGCGGGAGCGCCTGGGCCGGGTGTTCTCCGCGAAGGTCGCGGGCGCCTGGAACCTGCACCGGTGGCTCGAGGGCACGCCGCTGGACTTCTTCCACATGGTGTCCTCGTCCACGTCGCTGATGGGCGCGTCGGGGCAGGCCAGCCACCTGTCGGCCACGTCCTTCCTGGATGGGCTCGCCGAGTACCGGCGCTCCTTGGGTTTGCCCGGACAGAGCTCGAGCTGGGGCGCCTGGGCGCAGCCCGGTGACGAAGCCTCCCAGGCGCTGGATGCGCGCATGCGCAAGCGAGGCGTCGGCATGGTGCCCGCGGAGCAGGCGTTCTCCGTCCTGGAGCAGGTGTTCGGACCCGTGCCCGCGTCCGTGGGCGTGATGCCCATCCACTGGCCGACCTTCCTCGGGGGGCTGCCAGGAGATGGACCGCCGCCGCTGTTCGCCGACTTCGGTGGGGATTCCGGCCCGGCTCGCGCGGGCGCGGAGCTTCGTCGCGAGCTCCTGCGGCGTGTGCGCGGTGGCTCTCCGGAGGACGGACGCGGCGCGGTGCTCGAGTGGTTCCGCGAGCAGGTGGCGAAGGTCCTGGAGCTGAAGGCCTCTCAGTTGCCCGAGCCGGAGCAGACGCTGCACGAGCTCGGGCTCGATTCCTTGATGGGTGTGGAGCTCAAGAAGCTGCTGCACGCGCAGCTCCGGGTGGAGTTCCCGCTCCAGGAGCTGCTGGGCGGCAAGAGCATCGGCGAGCTGTCGGGGTCTCTCTACGAAGCGTTGCGTTGA